The region AGAAATCTCCGAGAAACCCACTCCTTTAGGGACAGGAACGGCGAACAAAGGTCGCCAGCAGGTGTTTGTATCCTCACAGATGAAATGTTAAAATGTGAGGCATGGCAGAACGCGCTTTCAAATTCCGTTTTTATCCAACTCCAGAGCAAGAAACCTTGCTGAGGA is a window of Trichocoleus desertorum ATA4-8-CV12 DNA encoding:
- a CDS encoding helix-turn-helix domain-containing protein, whose amino-acid sequence is MAERAFKFRFYPTPEQETLLR